A single window of Streptomyces cathayae DNA harbors:
- a CDS encoding superoxide dismutase, which yields MPVYTLPDLPYDYSALAPVISPEIIELHHDKHHAAYVKGANDTLEQLAEARDKEAWGSVNGLEKNLAFHLSGHILHSIYWRNMAGDGGGEPLAADGVGELADAIAESFGSFAGFKAQLSKAAATTQGSGWGVLAYEPLSGRLIVEQVYDHQGNVGQGATPILVFDAWEHAFYLQYKNQKVDFIEAMWKVVDWQDVARRYEAAKSRTDVLLLAP from the coding sequence ATGCCCGTCTACACGCTGCCCGACCTGCCGTACGACTACTCCGCGCTCGCGCCGGTGATCAGCCCCGAGATCATCGAACTGCACCACGACAAGCACCACGCGGCCTATGTGAAGGGCGCCAACGACACGCTGGAGCAGCTCGCCGAGGCGCGGGACAAGGAGGCGTGGGGCTCGGTCAACGGGCTGGAGAAGAACCTGGCCTTCCACCTCTCCGGGCACATCCTGCACTCGATCTACTGGCGGAACATGGCGGGTGACGGTGGTGGCGAGCCGCTGGCCGCCGACGGCGTGGGCGAGCTGGCCGACGCGATCGCCGAGTCCTTCGGCTCCTTCGCCGGCTTCAAGGCCCAGTTGTCCAAGGCGGCGGCGACCACCCAGGGGTCGGGCTGGGGCGTGCTGGCGTACGAGCCGCTGAGCGGGCGGCTGATCGTCGAGCAGGTCTACGACCACCAGGGCAACGTCGGCCAGGGCGCGACCCCGATCCTGGTCTTCGACGCCTGGGAGCACGCCTTCTACCTCCAGTACAAGAACCAGAAGGTGGACTTCATCGAGGCGATGTGGAAGGTCGTCGACTGGCAGGACGTGGCCAGGCGCTACGAAGCCGCGAAGTCCCGCACGGATGTGCTGCTGCTGGCTCCCTGA
- a CDS encoding amino acid permease, with protein sequence MSVPSTSVETPPQQEESSLSHGLKQRHLSMIALGGVIGAGLFVGSGAGIAAAGPSIVLAYTLSGLLVMLVMRMLGEMSAAHPSSGSFSAHAERALGPWAGFTAGWAFWVLLCTAVGLEGIGAAKIVTGWLPGTPEWAWVALFMVVFCGTNLAAVKNFGEFEFWFAALKVGAISLFLVLGVLALAGVLPGTDSPGSSNLTDLFPNGGEGLVIGLLASVFAYGGLETVTIAAAESEDPVRGVAVAVRTAMWRIGLFYIGSMAVIVALVPWDSPAVVESGPYVAALDRLGIPGAGQLMNVVVLVALLSAMNANIYGASRIAYSLVERGQGPKVLALVSAGVPRLAVLASSVFGFLCVLLSYWRPDDVFSWLLNMIGAVILVVWIFIAVSQLRLRRVLERETPEKLVVRMWAFPWLTWVALAGMACVFVLMAREPGTRVQLYSTGGMVLVLAAAGYAWQRARARAGS encoded by the coding sequence GTGTCCGTTCCCAGCACCTCCGTCGAGACACCGCCGCAGCAGGAGGAGTCCTCCCTCTCCCACGGCCTGAAGCAGCGGCATCTGTCGATGATCGCCCTGGGCGGGGTGATCGGGGCCGGGCTGTTCGTCGGCTCCGGCGCGGGCATCGCGGCCGCCGGGCCGTCGATCGTCCTCGCCTACACCCTCTCCGGCCTGCTGGTCATGCTGGTGATGCGGATGCTCGGCGAGATGTCGGCCGCACACCCCTCGTCCGGCTCCTTCTCGGCGCACGCCGAGCGGGCCCTCGGGCCCTGGGCGGGCTTCACGGCGGGCTGGGCGTTCTGGGTGCTGCTGTGCACGGCCGTCGGCCTGGAGGGCATCGGCGCCGCGAAGATCGTCACAGGCTGGCTCCCGGGCACGCCCGAGTGGGCGTGGGTGGCGCTGTTCATGGTGGTGTTCTGCGGCACGAACCTGGCGGCCGTGAAGAACTTCGGCGAGTTCGAGTTCTGGTTCGCGGCACTGAAGGTCGGTGCGATCTCCCTGTTCCTGGTGCTCGGGGTGCTGGCCCTCGCGGGCGTGCTGCCGGGCACCGACTCCCCGGGCTCCTCGAACCTCACCGATCTGTTTCCGAACGGCGGCGAGGGGCTGGTGATCGGGCTGCTCGCCTCCGTCTTCGCGTACGGCGGCCTGGAGACGGTCACCATCGCCGCGGCCGAGTCGGAGGACCCGGTCAGGGGCGTCGCCGTCGCGGTCCGTACCGCGATGTGGCGGATCGGGCTGTTCTACATCGGTTCGATGGCGGTCATCGTGGCCCTGGTCCCATGGGACTCGCCGGCGGTGGTCGAGAGCGGTCCGTACGTCGCCGCCCTGGACCGGCTCGGCATCCCGGGCGCCGGTCAGCTGATGAACGTCGTGGTGCTGGTGGCGCTGCTGTCCGCGATGAACGCCAACATCTACGGCGCCTCGCGCATCGCCTACTCCCTGGTGGAGCGCGGACAGGGACCGAAGGTGCTGGCCCTGGTGTCGGCCGGGGTGCCGCGGCTCGCCGTGCTGGCCTCCTCGGTCTTCGGATTCCTGTGCGTGCTGCTGAGCTACTGGCGGCCCGACGACGTCTTCTCCTGGCTGCTGAACATGATCGGCGCGGTGATCCTGGTCGTCTGGATCTTCATCGCCGTCTCGCAGCTGCGGCTGCGCCGCGTCCTGGAGCGCGAAACGCCGGAGAAGCTGGTGGTGCGGATGTGGGCGTTCCCGTGGCTGACGTGGGTCGCGCTGGCCGGGATGGCGTGCGTCTTCGTCCTCATGGCCCGGGAGCCGGGCACCCGTGTGCAGCTGTACTCCACGGGCGGCATGGTCCTGGTCCTGGCGGCCGCGGGCTACGCCTGGCAGCGGGCCAGGGCCCGCGCGGGGAGCTGA
- a CDS encoding biotin transporter BioY: MSTAAASSALSQEGGTRVGLVLADLVPASRVRDVALVVGGAALTGVAAQLAVPVPGSPVPVTGQTFAALLVGTTLGARRGLLSLALYALAGVAGVPWFAEGGSGYGAPAFGYILGMLLAAAVVGALARRGADRSAWRMAGTMLLGSAVIYAVGVPYLALATGMSATAAIAAGLTPFLIGDALKAALAMGVLPTAWRFVNKR; this comes from the coding sequence ATGAGCACCGCTGCCGCTTCGTCCGCCCTGTCCCAGGAAGGCGGGACCCGCGTCGGTCTGGTCCTCGCCGACCTCGTCCCGGCCTCCCGCGTGCGGGACGTGGCCCTCGTGGTCGGCGGTGCCGCGCTCACCGGCGTCGCCGCCCAGCTCGCCGTCCCGGTCCCCGGATCCCCGGTGCCGGTGACCGGCCAGACCTTCGCCGCGCTGCTCGTCGGCACCACCCTCGGCGCCCGGCGCGGTCTCCTCTCCCTCGCGCTGTACGCGCTGGCGGGCGTCGCGGGTGTGCCGTGGTTCGCCGAGGGCGGGTCGGGCTACGGGGCGCCGGCGTTCGGCTACATCCTCGGCATGCTGCTGGCCGCGGCCGTCGTGGGCGCCCTGGCCCGGCGCGGCGCCGACCGCTCCGCGTGGCGGATGGCGGGCACCATGCTGCTCGGCTCGGCGGTCATCTACGCCGTCGGCGTGCCCTACCTGGCGCTGGCCACCGGCATGTCCGCCACCGCCGCGATCGCGGCCGGCCTCACCCCGTTCCTCATCGGTGACGCCCTGAAGGCGGCCCTGGCGATGGGTGTGCTGCCGACCGCCTGGCGGTTCGTCAACAAGCGGTGA
- a CDS encoding ribose-5-phosphate isomerase, producing MRVYLGSDHAGYELKNHLAEWLKDAGHEPVDCGPHIYDAQDDYPPFCLRAAERTAADPDALGIVIGGSGNGEQIAANKVKGVRAALAWSEETAALGRQHNNANVVAIGARMHTSDEATKFVEIFLGTPFSGDERHIRRIDMLADYETTGDLPPIPSHHPQQ from the coding sequence ATGCGCGTGTACCTCGGTTCCGACCATGCCGGATACGAACTCAAGAACCACCTCGCCGAGTGGCTCAAGGACGCGGGTCACGAGCCCGTCGACTGCGGGCCCCACATCTACGACGCCCAGGACGACTACCCGCCCTTCTGCCTCCGCGCCGCCGAGCGGACCGCCGCCGACCCCGACGCCCTCGGCATCGTGATCGGTGGCTCCGGCAACGGTGAGCAGATCGCCGCGAACAAGGTGAAGGGCGTACGAGCGGCCCTGGCGTGGAGCGAGGAGACCGCGGCGCTGGGCCGCCAGCACAACAACGCCAACGTGGTCGCGATCGGCGCGCGCATGCACACCTCGGACGAGGCGACGAAGTTCGTCGAGATCTTCCTGGGCACCCCGTTCTCGGGCGACGAGCGCCACATCCGCCGCATCGACATGCTCGCGGACTACGAGACCACCGGCGACCTCCCCCCGATCCCGTCCCACCACCCCCAGCAGTAG
- a CDS encoding Fpg/Nei family DNA glycosylase, producing the protein MPEGHTIHRLAEDYAAAFSDGAPLRVSSPQGKFSDAAALLDRTALHTADAHGKHLFLGFRDPDPEHTDWVHIHLGLFGKVALGPAPAPPPTDTVRLRLTHHAAYADLRGPTTCALITGTEKRAVHARLGPDPLRPDADPDAAYRRISRSRTTIAALLMDQKLIAGVGNVYRAEVLFRHGIDPYRAGRDITPAEWDALWTDLVGLMREGVRTNRIDTVRPEHAPEAMGRPPRVDDHGGEVYVYRRAHQPCHICGEEIRTAGLAARNLFWCPACQQR; encoded by the coding sequence GTGCCGGAGGGCCACACCATTCACCGGCTGGCCGAGGACTACGCCGCGGCCTTCTCCGACGGCGCCCCTCTGCGGGTCTCCAGCCCCCAGGGCAAGTTCAGCGACGCCGCCGCCCTCCTGGACCGCACCGCCCTGCACACCGCCGACGCCCACGGCAAGCACCTCTTCCTCGGCTTCCGCGACCCCGACCCCGAGCACACCGACTGGGTCCACATCCACCTCGGCCTCTTCGGCAAGGTCGCCCTGGGCCCGGCCCCCGCACCCCCGCCCACGGACACCGTCCGGCTGCGCCTCACGCACCACGCGGCGTACGCCGATCTCCGCGGGCCCACCACCTGCGCCCTGATCACGGGCACCGAGAAGCGGGCGGTACACGCCCGGCTCGGCCCCGACCCGCTGCGCCCGGACGCCGACCCGGACGCCGCGTACCGCAGGATCAGCCGCAGCCGTACGACGATCGCCGCGCTCCTCATGGACCAGAAGCTCATCGCCGGCGTGGGGAACGTCTACCGCGCCGAGGTCCTCTTCCGGCACGGTATCGACCCGTACCGCGCGGGCCGGGACATCACCCCCGCCGAGTGGGACGCCCTGTGGACCGACCTGGTCGGGCTCATGCGGGAGGGCGTCCGCACCAACCGGATCGACACCGTCCGCCCGGAACACGCTCCGGAGGCGATGGGCCGCCCGCCGCGTGTCGACGACCACGGCGGTGAGGTGTATGTCTACCGCAGGGCCCATCAGCCCTGCCACATCTGCGGCGAGGAGATCCGCACCGCCGGCCTCGCCGCCCGCAACCTCTTCTGGTGTCCGGCCTGCCAGCAGCGGTGA
- a CDS encoding PP2C family protein-serine/threonine phosphatase has translation MAAGRERRAAADTLTARVKKQWHRARVGVRRAAVDYFRGDGSDWIALAGLLLTIPLIFAATLANSVWFAPSALVLPIVAGGLLLRPASLLGLYAAAATALIVEAVQLGPYTEGASRVTPGVVLVVAACGFFGLVVAQFRSRVGVPWRRGGTMLFDLRERIRVQSQLPALPSGWHREMALRPAGGQSFSGDFVVAARTNGGRTLEVVLTDVSGKGMDAGSRALLLSGAFGGLLGSLPPHAFLPAANGYLLRQEWQEGFATSIHLVLDLDSGDYELYSAGHPPGLQLSAGSGRWEEKAGDGPLLGVYDGAQFDPVKGSLRPGDVLMLFTDGLVETSDRDIVEGIDRLTGEADRYVAGGFHGAAWHLIEAVAKDVNDDRALLLICREGSTAALPR, from the coding sequence ATGGCAGCAGGACGAGAGAGGCGCGCAGCAGCCGACACGCTCACGGCCCGGGTGAAGAAGCAGTGGCACCGGGCCCGCGTCGGCGTGCGCCGGGCCGCCGTCGACTACTTCCGCGGGGACGGCTCCGACTGGATAGCCCTCGCCGGACTGCTGCTGACGATCCCGCTCATCTTCGCCGCGACGCTCGCCAACTCCGTCTGGTTCGCCCCGTCCGCGCTGGTGCTCCCGATCGTCGCCGGCGGGCTGCTGCTCCGCCCGGCGAGCCTGCTCGGCCTGTACGCGGCGGCGGCGACGGCACTGATCGTGGAGGCCGTCCAGCTCGGCCCGTACACCGAGGGCGCGTCCCGGGTGACCCCGGGCGTCGTCCTCGTGGTGGCCGCCTGCGGCTTCTTCGGGCTGGTCGTCGCCCAGTTCCGCAGCCGGGTGGGCGTGCCCTGGCGGCGCGGCGGCACCATGCTCTTCGACCTGCGTGAACGCATCAGGGTGCAGAGCCAGTTGCCGGCCCTGCCGAGCGGCTGGCACCGGGAGATGGCCCTGCGTCCCGCCGGCGGCCAGTCCTTCTCCGGCGACTTCGTGGTCGCGGCCCGTACCAACGGCGGGCGCACGCTGGAGGTCGTCCTGACCGACGTGTCGGGCAAGGGCATGGACGCGGGCTCGCGGGCCCTGCTGCTGTCCGGTGCCTTCGGCGGCCTGCTCGGCAGCCTCCCGCCGCACGCCTTCCTGCCGGCCGCCAACGGCTACCTGCTCCGCCAGGAGTGGCAGGAGGGCTTCGCCACCTCCATCCACCTCGTCCTCGACCTGGACTCCGGCGACTACGAGTTGTACTCCGCGGGGCATCCGCCGGGCCTCCAACTCAGCGCGGGCAGCGGCCGCTGGGAGGAGAAGGCGGGCGACGGCCCGCTGCTGGGCGTGTACGACGGCGCCCAGTTCGACCCGGTGAAAGGCTCGTTGCGCCCCGGGGACGTGCTGATGCTGTTCACCGACGGACTGGTGGAGACCTCGGACCGGGACATCGTCGAAGGCATCGACCGCCTCACCGGCGAGGCCGACCGCTATGTCGCCGGAGGCTTCCACGGGGCGGCCTGGCACCTCATCGAGGCGGTCGCCAAGGACGTCAACGACGACCGTGCGCTGCTGCTGATCTGCCGCGAGGGCAGCACGGCCGCCCTGCCCCGCTGA
- a CDS encoding HD domain-containing protein — protein MTERPRNLLTPAQIEATARAVHEGQTDKAGMPYAEHLRAVAEGVRARGGDEEQIAAAWLHDAVEDGKLSEQWLREAALSRRTRDIVLAVTKRSGEPPEVYAARVLATPGALLVKEADLAHNADPARLAVLDEATRGRLAEKYARMRTLLGLVAGTRPDHPAPAD, from the coding sequence GTGACCGAGAGACCGCGCAACCTGCTGACCCCCGCCCAGATCGAGGCCACCGCCCGCGCCGTGCACGAGGGCCAGACCGACAAGGCGGGCATGCCGTACGCCGAGCACCTCCGGGCCGTCGCCGAGGGCGTCCGGGCCCGCGGCGGCGACGAGGAGCAGATCGCGGCGGCCTGGCTGCACGACGCCGTCGAGGACGGCAAGCTCTCGGAGCAGTGGCTCAGGGAGGCGGCACTGAGCCGGCGGACCCGGGACATCGTCCTCGCGGTCACCAAACGGTCCGGGGAGCCGCCCGAAGTCTACGCGGCCCGTGTCCTCGCGACCCCCGGTGCCCTGCTGGTGAAGGAGGCGGACCTGGCGCACAACGCCGATCCGGCGCGGCTGGCGGTGCTGGACGAGGCGACCCGCGGCCGACTGGCCGAGAAGTACGCGCGGATGCGCACACTTCTCGGCCTCGTGGCGGGCACCCGGCCCGACCACCCCGCACCCGCCGACTAG
- a CDS encoding acyltransferase family protein: MTDSLQPNGNRRAPLPPAEPPDSEAPDPRPRPRSENIQNTQKTQATSGKKRDAFFDNAKYLAIVLVAVGHFWEPFKGENRSLEAAYLVVYTFHMPAFIVISGYFSRSFDMRPDRLRRLITGVAVPYIIFETAYPLFKRVIDNDPQYEISLLDPWYLTWFLCALFIWRLTTPIWKAVRHPLPLALGIAMLASVSPQIGDDLDLQRVLQFLPYFVLGLCMKAEHFQLVRRRSVRIAAVPVFAAALAVGWWAVPRMPTGWFYHRASAQELGAPWWAGPIMMLALFGCSLLLTACFFSWVPGRHMWFTALGAGTLYGYLLHGFVVKAGDYRGWFEHSALHEPIGLAAVTVSAAALVTFLCSRPVQRVFRFAMEPKMEWAFRRDAAQSARDREREPLGERDDREKRDGREKRETQETVSA; encoded by the coding sequence GTGACGGACTCGCTGCAACCGAACGGCAACCGCAGGGCGCCGCTTCCCCCGGCCGAACCGCCGGACTCCGAAGCGCCGGACCCGCGCCCGCGCCCGCGCTCGGAGAACATACAGAACACGCAGAAGACGCAGGCCACCTCCGGCAAGAAGCGGGACGCGTTCTTCGACAACGCCAAGTACCTGGCGATCGTGCTGGTGGCGGTGGGCCACTTCTGGGAGCCCTTCAAGGGTGAGAACCGGTCCCTGGAAGCCGCCTACCTCGTCGTGTACACGTTTCACATGCCGGCCTTCATCGTCATCTCCGGCTACTTCTCGCGCAGTTTCGACATGCGCCCGGACCGGCTGCGGCGGCTGATCACCGGCGTCGCCGTGCCGTACATCATCTTCGAGACCGCGTATCCGCTCTTCAAGCGCGTCATCGACAACGACCCGCAGTACGAGATCAGCCTCCTCGATCCCTGGTACCTCACCTGGTTCCTGTGCGCGCTGTTCATCTGGCGGCTGACCACACCGATCTGGAAGGCGGTACGCCACCCGCTGCCGCTCGCGCTCGGCATCGCCATGCTGGCGAGCGTCTCCCCCCAGATCGGCGACGACCTCGATCTGCAGCGGGTCCTGCAGTTCCTGCCGTACTTCGTGCTCGGCCTGTGCATGAAGGCCGAGCACTTCCAGCTGGTACGCCGCCGGTCGGTACGGATCGCGGCGGTGCCGGTCTTCGCGGCGGCGCTGGCCGTCGGCTGGTGGGCGGTGCCGCGGATGCCCACCGGCTGGTTCTACCACCGTGCCTCCGCGCAGGAGTTGGGTGCCCCGTGGTGGGCCGGCCCGATCATGATGCTGGCGTTGTTCGGCTGCTCTCTGCTGCTGACCGCCTGCTTCTTCTCCTGGGTGCCCGGCCGCCACATGTGGTTCACCGCGCTCGGCGCGGGCACGCTCTACGGCTATCTGCTGCACGGCTTCGTGGTGAAGGCCGGTGACTACCGGGGCTGGTTCGAGCACTCCGCGCTGCACGAGCCGATCGGCCTGGCCGCTGTGACCGTCTCCGCGGCCGCCCTGGTGACGTTCCTGTGCTCCAGGCCGGTGCAGCGGGTCTTCCGGTTCGCGATGGAGCCGAAGATGGAATGGGCCTTCAGGCGGGACGCCGCGCAGTCGGCCCGCGACCGCGAGCGCGAACCCCTCGGGGAACGGGACGACCGCGAGAAGCGGGACGGCCGGGAGAAGCGGGAGACGCAGGAGACCGTCTCCGCCTAG
- the tig gene encoding trigger factor, translated as MKSAVETLNPTRVRLTVEVPFEELKDSLDAAYKKINQQITVKGFRKGKVPARVIDQRFGRGAVLEEAVNDALPKFYTEAVNEAELNPLGQPEVDITELKDGETLNFTAEVDIRPTIEIPDYSGIEVEVDAVEVTDEDVDKAVEELRERFASTSPVERAAEDGDVVTIDLEAKVDGEVLEDGIANGVSYTIGSGELLDGVDAAVTGLSADQEATFASELKGGSAAGKEAEVTVKVTQVAKRELPELDDEFAQLASEFDTLEELRADSRKRLENMKQYDQATQAQERVLDKLLELVEVPVPEKLLEDEINTRKHNLEHHQLAQMGLDLEKYLEIQGKTAEEFDTETREAAVKGIKTQFVLDQLVNQEKLNVNQEELTEHLMRRAASSGMSPDQFAQAVVEQGQVPLLVGEVARGKALAAVVEKATVKDTNGEIIDLEDEEDEEDETEAAEAAAESTDATEDKAEGEADAKADKAAEVEEKTEG; from the coding sequence GTGAAGAGCGCCGTGGAGACCCTGAACCCGACCCGGGTTCGGCTCACTGTCGAGGTGCCCTTCGAGGAGCTCAAGGACAGCCTCGACGCGGCGTACAAGAAGATCAACCAGCAGATCACGGTGAAGGGCTTCCGCAAGGGCAAGGTCCCGGCCCGGGTCATCGACCAGCGCTTCGGCCGCGGTGCGGTGCTGGAGGAGGCCGTCAACGACGCCCTCCCGAAGTTCTACACCGAAGCGGTCAACGAGGCCGAGCTGAACCCGCTGGGCCAGCCCGAGGTCGACATCACGGAGCTGAAGGACGGCGAGACGCTGAACTTCACCGCCGAGGTCGACATCCGCCCGACCATCGAGATCCCGGACTACTCCGGCATCGAGGTCGAGGTCGACGCCGTCGAGGTCACCGACGAGGACGTCGACAAGGCCGTCGAGGAGCTGCGCGAGCGTTTCGCCTCCACCTCCCCGGTCGAGCGTGCCGCCGAGGACGGCGACGTCGTCACCATCGACCTGGAGGCCAAGGTCGACGGCGAGGTGCTGGAGGACGGCATCGCCAACGGCGTCTCCTACACCATCGGCTCCGGTGAGCTGCTGGACGGCGTCGACGCCGCCGTGACGGGCCTGTCGGCCGACCAGGAGGCCACCTTCGCCTCCGAGCTCAAGGGCGGCTCCGCGGCGGGCAAGGAGGCCGAGGTCACCGTCAAGGTCACCCAGGTCGCCAAGCGTGAACTGCCCGAGCTGGACGACGAGTTCGCGCAGCTCGCCTCCGAGTTCGACACCCTCGAGGAGCTGCGTGCGGACAGCCGCAAGCGCCTGGAGAACATGAAGCAGTACGACCAGGCCACGCAGGCCCAGGAGCGCGTCCTGGACAAGCTGCTCGAGCTGGTCGAGGTGCCCGTCCCCGAGAAGCTGCTCGAGGACGAGATCAACACCCGTAAGCACAACCTCGAGCACCACCAGCTCGCCCAGATGGGCCTCGACCTCGAGAAGTACCTGGAGATCCAGGGCAAGACGGCCGAGGAGTTCGACACCGAGACCCGCGAGGCCGCGGTCAAGGGCATCAAGACCCAGTTCGTGCTCGACCAGCTGGTCAACCAGGAGAAGCTGAACGTCAACCAGGAGGAGCTCACCGAGCACCTCATGCGTCGTGCGGCCTCCTCCGGCATGTCCCCCGACCAGTTCGCCCAGGCCGTCGTCGAGCAGGGCCAGGTTCCGCTCCTGGTCGGCGAGGTCGCCCGCGGCAAGGCCCTGGCCGCCGTGGTCGAGAAGGCCACGGTCAAGGACACCAACGGCGAGATCATCGACCTCGAGGACGAGGAGGACGAGGAGGACGAGACGGAGGCCGCCGAGGCCGCCGCCGAGTCCACCGACGCCACCGAGGACAAGGCTGAGGGCGAGGCCGACGCCAAGGCCGACAAGGCCGCCGAGGTCGAGGAGAAGACCGAGGGCTGA
- a CDS encoding ATP-dependent Clp protease proteolytic subunit — MPSAAGEPSIGGGLGDQVYNRLLNERIIFLGQPVDDDIANKITAQLLLLAADPDKDIYLYINSPGGSITAGMAIYDTMQFIKNDVVTIAMGLAASMGQFLLSAGTPGKRFALPNAEILIHQPSAGLAGSASDIKIHAERLLHTKKRMAELTSQHTGQSVEQITRDSDRDRWFDAFEAKNYGLIDDVIPTAAGMPGGGGTGAA; from the coding sequence ATGCCTTCAGCCGCCGGCGAGCCTTCCATCGGTGGTGGCCTCGGCGACCAGGTCTACAACCGGCTGCTCAACGAGCGGATCATCTTCCTCGGCCAGCCGGTGGACGACGACATCGCCAACAAGATCACCGCACAGCTGCTGCTCCTTGCCGCCGATCCGGACAAGGACATCTACCTCTACATCAACAGCCCCGGCGGCTCGATCACCGCCGGCATGGCGATCTACGACACCATGCAGTTCATCAAGAACGACGTGGTGACCATCGCCATGGGCCTCGCGGCCTCGATGGGCCAGTTCCTGCTCAGCGCGGGCACGCCCGGCAAGCGCTTCGCGCTGCCGAACGCGGAGATCCTGATCCACCAGCCCTCCGCCGGCCTGGCCGGCTCGGCCTCGGACATCAAGATCCACGCCGAGCGGCTGCTGCACACCAAGAAGCGCATGGCCGAGCTCACCTCCCAGCACACGGGACAGTCGGTCGAGCAGATCACCCGCGACTCGGACCGTGACCGTTGGTTCGACGCCTTCGAGGCCAAGAACTACGGCCTCATCGACGACGTCATCCCCACGGCCGCGGGCATGCCGGGCGGCGGCGGCACCGGGGCGGCCTGA
- a CDS encoding ATP-dependent Clp protease proteolytic subunit — protein MNDFPGSGLYDRTRAEYTGPAAESRYVIPRFVERTSQGIREYDPYAKLFEERVIFLGVQIDDASANDVMAQLLCLESMDPDRDISVYINSPGGSFTALTAIYDTMQYVKPDIQTVCMGQAASAAAVLLAAGTPGKRMALPNARVLIHQPYSETGRGQVSDLEIAANEILRMRAQLEEMLAKHSTTPVEKIREDIERDKILTAEDALSYGLIDQIITTRKMDNTSLR, from the coding sequence GTGAACGACTTCCCCGGCAGCGGCCTGTACGACCGCACCCGTGCCGAGTACACCGGCCCCGCGGCCGAGTCCCGCTACGTCATCCCGCGCTTCGTCGAGCGCACCTCCCAGGGCATCCGCGAGTACGACCCGTACGCGAAGCTCTTCGAGGAGCGGGTGATCTTCCTCGGCGTGCAGATCGACGACGCCTCCGCCAACGACGTCATGGCGCAGCTGCTGTGCCTGGAGTCGATGGACCCCGACCGGGACATCTCGGTCTACATCAACAGCCCCGGCGGCTCCTTCACCGCGCTCACGGCGATCTACGACACCATGCAGTACGTGAAGCCGGACATCCAGACGGTCTGCATGGGTCAGGCGGCCTCCGCCGCCGCCGTGCTGCTCGCCGCCGGCACCCCCGGCAAGCGCATGGCCCTGCCGAACGCGCGCGTGCTGATCCACCAGCCGTACAGCGAGACCGGCCGCGGCCAGGTCTCCGACCTGGAGATCGCCGCCAACGAGATCCTCCGGATGCGTGCGCAGCTGGAGGAGATGCTGGCCAAGCACTCCACCACGCCGGTCGAGAAGATCCGCGAGGACATCGAGCGGGACAAGATCCTCACGGCCGAGGACGCGCTGAGCTACGGTCTGATCGACCAGATCATCACCACCCGGAAGATGGACAACACCAGCCTGCGCTGA